From one Rhodovulum sp. ES.010 genomic stretch:
- a CDS encoding alpha/beta hydrolase, giving the protein MAERPDFLTTPEGRRLAYHRTPGRGPGVVFLGGFMSDMEGTKARHLEAWARGQGRAFLRFDYSGHGQSAGAFADGCIGDWTADAAAAIARLTEGPQVLVGSSMGGWIALLLARSIPERVAGLVGIAAAPDFTEDSMWAGFSEPERAALMDTGRIEIPTDYGDTPYTITRRLIEDGRRNLVLRTPLALPFPVRLLQSTADADVALSVPLRLIEHAEGADIRLTLVKGADHRFSEPDNLALIDAALAEVLAR; this is encoded by the coding sequence ATGGCCGAAAGGCCCGACTTCCTGACCACGCCGGAGGGCCGCAGGCTCGCCTATCACCGCACGCCGGGCCGCGGCCCCGGCGTCGTGTTCCTGGGCGGCTTCATGTCCGACATGGAAGGCACCAAGGCGCGGCATCTGGAGGCCTGGGCGCGCGGCCAGGGCCGCGCCTTCCTGCGTTTCGACTATTCGGGGCACGGGCAAAGCGCGGGCGCATTCGCCGACGGCTGCATCGGCGACTGGACCGCGGATGCCGCCGCGGCCATTGCCCGGCTGACCGAGGGGCCGCAGGTCCTGGTCGGCTCGTCGATGGGCGGCTGGATCGCGCTCTTGCTGGCGCGGTCGATTCCGGAACGGGTGGCGGGCCTCGTCGGCATCGCCGCGGCGCCCGACTTCACCGAGGACAGCATGTGGGCCGGGTTCTCCGAGCCCGAGCGCGCCGCGCTGATGGACACCGGACGGATCGAGATCCCGACCGACTACGGCGACACGCCCTACACGATCACCCGCCGGCTGATCGAGGACGGGCGCCGGAACCTCGTGCTGCGCACGCCGCTCGCGCTGCCCTTCCCGGTGCGCCTGTTACAGAGCACGGCGGACGCGGACGTGGCGCTTTCGGTGCCGCTCAGGCTGATCGAGCATGCCGAGGGCGCGGATATCCGGCTGACGCTCGTCAAGGGCGCTGACCACCGCTTTTCCGAGCCCGACAATCTCGCGCTGATCGACGCCGCCCTCGCCGAGGTGCTGGCGCGCTGA